The genome window CCACGTTTAGATGAAGCTATCAAACAAGTACTCCGGGAAAAGTTTAATGCAACTGAAATTGGGTTAAAAAAAATGTACCATCCATCTGACATTGATATCTATCCAAAAGCAAAGGGTAACCGTTTAGGGGATCCCAATCCTCCAAGTAAGGGTTGGAAAAATCCAATGGCAATGCGTACGATGTATGAATTACGCAAACTCGTTAATTATCTTTTAGAAGCGGGCAAGATAAGTAGTGAAACAAAGATTGTAATAGAAATGTCGCGGGAACTAAATGATGCAAACAAGCGCTGGGCAATACAAACCCATCAACGATACAGAGAAGAAGAAAACAAAGAATTTGCTAAAGCGATTATTGGAGTAGCCAAAGACAAGTATCCTAATCTGAATGAAAATGATGCAACTAATATTGATAAAGTAAGGTTATGGTGGGAACAGTTGGACAATGGCGAGGAAGTTTATAAAACGATTAAAACACTAAAGGAGGATGTAGAAAAATATCGTCTTTGGAAAGAACAAGGTTGTCAATGTCTTTATACTGGAAAGATCATAAGGTTAACAGATCTGTTTGATGGAACTTCGTATGATTTTGAACATACTTTACCTTTGAGCCAATCATTCGATAATTCTTTAGCAAACCTCACAATATGCGATGCCGAATATAATAGGAAGGTAAAGAAAAATAGGATGCCCACTCAATTACCCAACTATGAAGTTGATAGCAACGGATATAAAGCAATTGCACCCATGATTGAAAGCTGGATCAAAAAAGTGGACTCACTTAAGGAAAGAATTGAGAAAAATAAATCCGATACAAAAAAAGCGATAAGGGCAGGCAATATCGAATATAAAAACGATTTGGTTAAAAAAAGACATTTATTACAATTTGATCATGACTATTGGGATAAGAAAGTAAAAACATTCACCCTAACGGAAATGCCAAATTGGTGGAAGAACAGCCAATTAGTAGATACTCAAATCATTTCAAAATATGCAAGGGCCTATTTAAAGAGTTTGTTTTATAAAGTAGAGGTACAAAAAGGAATCATCACCGCAGAATTTAGAAAAATATACGGTATCATGGGTGAAGAAAAGAAGGACAGAAGCAAACATAGCCACCATGCAAAAGACGCTGCCGTACTTACGTTAATACCCGGTTCTGCCAAAAAAGAAGATATTTTAAAAAGATATTATTCAGCAATTGAAAAAAGAGTACAATATCAAGAAAAGCCATATCCAAATTATGAGATGAGCCATGTGCAAAAAATAGAACAAGCTATTTTGATTAATCATGTTACAAAAGACCAGGCACTCACAAAAACCATAAAGAATGTCAGGCAAAGAGGAAAAATAATTCTTACGAAAGACAAAAATGGTAAAAAAATAACGATGGTTGCCCAGGGGGATAGCATAAGAGGTCAGCTACACGAAGAAACATTTCTCGGCGCTATTAAGGTCCCTGAAAGAAACAAGGACGGTTTTGCTCTTAAAGAAAATGGGCATTATTTGTTAAAACAAAAAAATGATCAGGATGAAATTTGGATAGTGGCCAGGAAAGCTATTGAAAAAATAAATATTGAAAAAGATATAATTGTAGATGAGCTCTTACAAAAATATATAAAAAAGCAAATCGAAAACGGAATAAGGATAAATGAAATTACGGATTTTAACAACAAAATAATTAGGCATATCCGATGCCGGGTCAAGGTTGGAGTAGGTTTTATGTCAAAAGAAAAAGCTATTGAACTAAAAAAGCATTCGCATCCTTCAAAGCATCTGCATAAACAGTCAATACTTGCAAAAAATGATTCAAATTACCTATATCTAGTTTACGAGTTACAAAAAGGCAATAAACTGATGCGTGCAGACAGAATTATCAATTTATTCGAGATAGCTTCGCTTAAGTCATTTGTTAATTTAAACTCCCACCTCGACATTTATAAAGAGAAAGAATTTAATATACTCCTGAAAGGCAAAGATGAACTTACATTAAAATACATTATACGAGTTGGAGACAGGATAATTTTTTTTAACGAAACTAAAAATGAATTAAAAGATTTATCGACTATTGAAATTAATTCCAGAATATTTAAGGTTAATAAATTCAATGAGCAAGGTACCGCTTACCTATATGTGCAGAATCATTTGGAAGCCAGGCCAGATAGCGAATTAGAGGAGGAGGAAGTAATTTTTAACATGACTAAATACCAATCAAGACTAAAACTTAAGGTAAACAAACTTAATTGTGTTGTGGAAAACTATGACTTTAAAATAAAAGGAGATGGTAAAATAGAATGGCTTTTTTAAAATCAATCTTTGCCGCATCCTTTTTAAATAAAGAGTTACACAATAAATCGCAGACCTTTTTGTTTATATATGTTCTAAACCAATACCCATGATAAAGCGAACGCTTTATTTCGGTAATCCTGCATACCTCAAAACAGCCAATGAACAGTTGGTAATTGAGATGCACGATAGCGGAGAGACCAAAGCAGCGCCTATAGAAGATATTGGTATTTTGATACTTGACCACCAACAGATAACCATTACCCAAGCATTACTAGCCAAACTATTAGCCAACAATACAGCCGTTATTACCTGCGACCATACCCACCACCCTACCGGCTTGATGCTGAACCTCGACGGCAATACTTTGCAAAGCCAGCATTTCCAGGCACAACTGGAAGCATCTGCCCCTCTTAAAAAACAGCTTTGGCAACAAACCGTGGCTGCCAAAATACAGAACCAGGCAGCTATACTGGCTATACAAAGAGAAGAAAATAAGCTGCTGCTAAACTATGCTGCCAACGTAAAAAGTGGTGACAGTGAAAACCATGAAGCCCAAGCAGCCGCCTATTACTGGAAACGGATCTTCCCGGACTTCCTAGAATTCAGGCGGGAACGGCATGGTCCGCCGCCCAATAACCTGCTGAATTATGGTTATGCCATTCTCCGGGCGTTGGTAGCTCGTAACCTTGTTGCATCCGGTTTATTGCCCACTTTCGGCATCCATCACCGTAATCAATATAACGCTTATTGCCTGGCCGATGATATTATGGAACCTTACCGGCCCTATGTAGATAAGGTAGTATGCCATATTATCCGCGGCAATGGCCGGTTCCTGGAAATGACGCCCACGATGAAAAAGGATCTCTTAGCCATTCCGGCCATGGATGTGATCATTGATGAACAGAAAAGTCCGCTCATGAATGCCGTACAACGCACTACGGCCAGCCTGGTGAAATGTTTTGAAGGAAAAGCACGCAAGCTATTGTATCCTGTATTACAATGAATATACGCTTCTTACGCTCACCCATAGGAGGAGCGGGAGGAGGCTTTGAACGCCTAAATGCCTACCGCATCATGTGGGTTTTAGTATTTTTCGACCTGCCTACCGACACCAAGAAAGACAGGAAGAACTATGCCCTGTTCCGTAAAAAGATACAGGCCGATGGCTTCCAGATGTTCCAGTTCAGCATATACCTGCGGCACTGCAGCAGCAGGGAAAACGCCGACGTGCATATCAAACGGGTAAAAAGCATCCTTCCGCCCAAAGGGCATGTAGGCATTATGTGTGTGACCGACAAGCAATTCGGCATGATGGAAATATTCCGGGGGCATGAATTGGTACAAAACCCGGACACAGTACAGCAGTTGGAGCTATTCT of Paraflavitalea devenefica contains these proteins:
- the cas9 gene encoding type II CRISPR RNA-guided endonuclease Cas9 (Cas9, originally named Csn1, is the large, multifunctional signature protein of type II CRISPR/Cas systems. It is well known even to general audiences because its RNA-guided endonuclease activity has made it a popular tool for custom editing of eukaryotic genomes.), with amino-acid sequence MTNILGIDLGTNSIGWAIRDLNSDTDDQIVDYGVIVFKKGVGEGKSGEFSLAAERRVNRSKRRLYNAKRYRKWATLLELLRNGMCPITEEELRLWSIGNWQNGKNKGRIYPTSPDFTAWLAMDFERIGKNIDPDVKLKPAYANTYMLRSDLIENVNESDPLRLYKIGRSFYHLVQRRGFKTSRKSGTTSYANNELFKKFKETYPDKSDWKPSQIYLYIQSGKDPDPELRKNRIRNNAVIQRGLNEDEFFSICKKQNIGQDLANKIHKAIYFVRPLRSQKGLVGKCTLEKDKTRIPLSHPAFEEFRALAFINNLHWREAHTRKHFEPIPISVKKQILEQLFFRRLEKGKNKGKVSESGTLSFDDIINAFSGNGKWEFNFKNKPIISTCPFIAGLMNLFDNEWKTKFITDEDRFGIDWSGLSLAYNLKYNGEIVKERKLNYEGIWHLLYDFIQTKDDEKGLADFCKGVLGWDEERSSNFIEITVEQGYSSLSKNSIDKIIPFLQQGFIYSEAVSFANLSKVLGKEFFQANQTDITSKVAATIKKADTIKEKLNIVNSLIQEYFADNNSTRAKGVDDHIKEMAYEEVEKKLSNYFGKSNWNDKTEDEKKEYFDFILNKYLTFLDGNQIKDEKASAGINKNPEIDYYKIPRLDEAIKQVLREKFNATEIGLKKMYHPSDIDIYPKAKGNRLGDPNPPSKGWKNPMAMRTMYELRKLVNYLLEAGKISSETKIVIEMSRELNDANKRWAIQTHQRYREEENKEFAKAIIGVAKDKYPNLNENDATNIDKVRLWWEQLDNGEEVYKTIKTLKEDVEKYRLWKEQGCQCLYTGKIIRLTDLFDGTSYDFEHTLPLSQSFDNSLANLTICDAEYNRKVKKNRMPTQLPNYEVDSNGYKAIAPMIESWIKKVDSLKERIEKNKSDTKKAIRAGNIEYKNDLVKKRHLLQFDHDYWDKKVKTFTLTEMPNWWKNSQLVDTQIISKYARAYLKSLFYKVEVQKGIITAEFRKIYGIMGEEKKDRSKHSHHAKDAAVLTLIPGSAKKEDILKRYYSAIEKRVQYQEKPYPNYEMSHVQKIEQAILINHVTKDQALTKTIKNVRQRGKIILTKDKNGKKITMVAQGDSIRGQLHEETFLGAIKVPERNKDGFALKENGHYLLKQKNDQDEIWIVARKAIEKINIEKDIIVDELLQKYIKKQIENGIRINEITDFNNKIIRHIRCRVKVGVGFMSKEKAIELKKHSHPSKHLHKQSILAKNDSNYLYLVYELQKGNKLMRADRIINLFEIASLKSFVNLNSHLDIYKEKEFNILLKGKDELTLKYIIRVGDRIIFFNETKNELKDLSTIEINSRIFKVNKFNEQGTAYLYVQNHLEARPDSELEEEEVIFNMTKYQSRLKLKVNKLNCVVENYDFKIKGDGKIEWLF
- the cas1 gene encoding type II CRISPR-associated endonuclease Cas1, whose translation is MIKRTLYFGNPAYLKTANEQLVIEMHDSGETKAAPIEDIGILILDHQQITITQALLAKLLANNTAVITCDHTHHPTGLMLNLDGNTLQSQHFQAQLEASAPLKKQLWQQTVAAKIQNQAAILAIQREENKLLLNYAANVKSGDSENHEAQAAAYYWKRIFPDFLEFRRERHGPPPNNLLNYGYAILRALVARNLVASGLLPTFGIHHRNQYNAYCLADDIMEPYRPYVDKVVCHIIRGNGRFLEMTPTMKKDLLAIPAMDVIIDEQKSPLMNAVQRTTASLVKCFEGKARKLLYPVLQ
- the cas2 gene encoding CRISPR-associated endonuclease Cas2; the encoded protein is MNIRFLRSPIGGAGGGFERLNAYRIMWVLVFFDLPTDTKKDRKNYALFRKKIQADGFQMFQFSIYLRHCSSRENADVHIKRVKSILPPKGHVGIMCVTDKQFGMMEIFRGHELVQNPDTVQQLELF